CGTATCCGCCAGCCCGATCGCCTCCACGCCGAGCTGACCTGCGCCGCAGACCCACCCGTGATCCCCCACCACCAATTCCGGCAATGGCCCGCCGGCCTCCGCGAGCGCCCCGAGCGCGATCCGAACCGGCAGGGGTGAATGGGTGTGCACGCCGGTCGCACTCCCCGGCGGCCGCGCGCCGGGTTCCCGCACCAACGCGACACCCCGTACGTAATCGATGCTGTGCCTGCGTACGCCGAACCGGGTCGCCATGTCGACACCGGCCCCCTGCGCCGGAGTGAGCACAACACATCCCACCGCCGACAGGGCCCGCGCCAAACTGGCGTAGAACCCCAGGAGGCGGTGCGGATGCCCCGTCCCGAACAACACCGGCGACCGCGCCCCGGCCGCCTCGCGCAGCCGCTCCGCGAACGCCTCCAACGCCGCCAGCGTCAGCTCCGGATCGATCGCGTCCGGCCCGCTGACGTGCGCAGGATCCGCCGAGACCCCGCACCTGTCCGCCATCAGCCTCAGCAGGTCACCCTCGCCCCAGCCCCAGTCCGGCTCCAGCCCCAGCAGCACCCGCGGATCCCGCGCCGCGAACAGCCGGTAACTGCGCAGGCTCGCCTCCCGCGAGGTGGCGACGGGCCCGGCCAACCGGGCGGCCAGCAGATGCGCACGCAGCGCGCCGGTGCTCAACACCCTCCGATGCTGCCGCACCGGACCTGGCGAATCACCAATTCCGGGGAACAGACCCACAGTTGGCGTAACGATGCATCACCACGCCCAGGCCTCGCAGCCGGCCTTACGTGAGCAGGCCACGCAACGGGAACACCGCCCGCCGGGTCGCCAGAACGGCCTGATCGATCCGGTCGGCCGGATCGTAGCCCGCCTCCCAGTCCCGCCACGCCACCGTCCGCCCGTCCGTCATCCGGGCCGGCGCCGGCTGCCGCGTCCGCGCGTACACCTCGTCCCGCCACACGTCCGGCACCACCGACTGCGGATCAACCGGATGGTGCGCCGCGATCCCCACCAGATGCGTCCACGACCGCGGTACGACGTCCACGACCGCGTACCCGCCGCCGCCCAGCGCCAGCCACCGGCCTCCCGCATGCTCGTGCGCGAGCCGGTGACACGCCTCCTGCACCGCCCGCTGCGCATCCAGCGACACCGCGAGATGCGCCAGCGGGTCCTCGAAATGCGTGTCCGCCCCGTGCTGGGTCACCAGCACCTGTGGCCGGAAGTCCTCCAACAGCTCGGGCACCGTCGCATGGAAGGCCCGCAGCCACCCCTCGTCCCCGGTCCCGGCGGGCAGCGCCACGTTCACCGCCGAGCCCTCCGCGGCCGGCCCGCCCGTCTCCTCCGGCCAACCGGTCTGCGGGAACAGCGTCCGCGGATGCTCGTGCAGGGAGACCGTCAGCACCCGCGGGTCGTCCCAGAACGCCGCCTGGACCCCGTCCCCGTGGTGCACGTCCACATCCACGTACGCGACCCGCTCGGCCCCCAGCTCCAGCAACCGCGCGATCGCCAGCGCCGCATCGTTGTACACGCAGAACCCGGCGGCCCCGCCCGGCATCGCATGGTGCAGCCCGCCCGCGAAGTTCACCGCGTGCTCGGCCTCCCCGCGCCAGACCGCCTCCGCGGCCGCCACCGACTGGCCCGCGATCAGCGCCGACGCCTCGTGCATCCCGTGGAAGGCCGGATCGTCGATCGTCCCCAGCCCGTACGACCCGTCGGCCACCCCCGGATCCGCGGACACCTCGCGCACCGCGGCCACGTAGTCCTCCCGGTGGACCAGCCGCAGCGTCGAGTCGCCGGCCGCGCGGGCCGCCCGTACCTCCATCTCCCGGTCCAGCCCGAAGGCACGCACCAGGCCCATGGTCAGCGCCAGGCGCACCGGGTCCATCGGATGGCTCGGTCCGAAGTCATACCTCGTTACCGCCTCGTCCCACATCAACAGCCCGGTCACCGGCTCGCCGCTCATGCCCGACACCGTATCGGGCGCCCTGCGAGCCGAACGAACGGGCATGGAAGAGCGTCACGAGCACCAGCGCCATCGGCACGAGCATCGCGCCCCGGTAGCTCCAGGCGTCCCCGATCCCGCCGACGAGCGGCGACCCGATCAGGAAGCCGACGTAGTTGAAGATGTTCAGCCGCGCGATGGCGGTGTCGGAAGCCCCGGGGAAGAGTCGCCCGGCCGCCGCGAAGGTCTGCGGCACGATCACGCACAGCCCGATCCCCAGCAGCGTGAACCCGAGCATCCCCGCCCACGCCCCCGGCGCGGCCGCCACCACCGCGAACCCGCCGGCCGCGACCACCGTCCCGATCCGTACGACGGCCACCGCCCCGAAGCGCCGCACGCCCAGGTCCCCGACCGCCCGCCCGATCAGCGTGGTCACCATGTACACGTTGTACGGAACCGTCGCCAGCTGCTCCGAGCTCCCCAGCACGTCCTGGAGGTACTTGGCGCTCCAGTTCGAGACGGTCGAGTCCCCGATGTACGCACACGCCATCACCAGGCACAGCGGCAGCAGCAGCTTGAACCCGCCGACCCCCAGCCCCTTCTCGGGGACTTCGCCCTCGCCCCGCCGGCCGACGTAGAACCGGCTCCCGTAGAAGGCCGACGGCAGCAGCAGCACCACGGCCGGCAGGTACGAGGTGAACAGCGACAGGTGCCAGTGCGCCCCGGCCCAGGCCGCGGACGCACCGACGATCCCGCCGAGGCTGTACGTGGCGTGGAAGCCGAGCATGATGCTGCGCCCGTACGCCCGCTGCAGGCTGACCCCGAGCATGTTCATCGAGGCGTCCAGCGCACCGACGGACAGCCCGAACGCCCCCAGGGCCACCGCCACATGCCACATCGCGCTGCCGGCCCCGACCCCCAGCAGGGAGAGCAGGACCAGCGGCTGCGCCCACCGCAGTACGGCGGCGGGCCCGACCCGCTTCACGAGGTGCTCGGTGGCGACGCTGGACACCCCGGCGAGAACCGGCACGGCGGCGAGGAAGGCGGGCAGCAGCCCGTCGGATATCCCGTACCGGTCCTGGATGGCGGGGATCCGCGTCACGAGCAGGGCGAAGGTCACGCCCTGCACGAAGAAGCTGAACCCCAGGGAGCCCCGCCCCCGGCGCAGCCGTACGTCTTCTGTCATGGCGGCACAGCGTAGGCCCGCGGGCTACCCGTGGGTAGAGAGATCACACAGGCAGTTCCAGAAGCCCCGTCAGCTCCTTCATCTCCCCGAAGAAACCGGTGGCCCCGGCCAGCCGCCCGGCGGGCATCATCCCGGTGAACCCGTACACGTCCATCCCTGCTGCGACGGCGGCCTGCACCCCGAGCGGGCTGTCCTCGACCACCACGCACCGCGACGGCTCGACGCCCATGGCCCGGGCCGCGTGCAGGAACAGATCGGGAGCCGGCTTCCCCTTCCCCACGTCCTGCGAGCTGAAGATCCACTCCTCTTCGAACCACCCGTCGAGCCCGGCCGCCCTGTGCCCGACCCGGATCCGCTCGTGACTCCCGGAGGAGGCCAGGCAGTACGGCATCCCGTGGGCGGTCAGCGCACCGAGTACGTCCACGACGCCGGCGACGGGCGTCAGCTCCCGCTCGAACGCGGCGAACGTCCGCGCGTGCAGGGTCGCATCGAACGCGGCGGGCAGCCGCTCCCCGGTCCGCTCGAGCACGAGATCGTGCACCCGGTGCACGGCGGCGCCCATGTAGTCGCGGAGCGAGTCCTCGTAGGAGGTGGGGTGCCCCAGCTCGGTCAGGTACCCGGCGAGAATGCTGTTGGCGACCGGCTCACTGTCCACCAGCACGCCGTCGTTGTCGAAGATGACGAGGTCGTAGCCCATGGCCCCGACCCTACGCAAAAGATGCCCGTAAACGCAGAAAAGCCCCGTACCGGATCCCGGTACGGGGCTTTTCTACAATGATTGTTCGGCGGCGTCCTACTCTCCCACAGGGTCCCCCCTGCAGTACCATCGGCGCTGAAAGGCTTAGCTTCCGGGTTCGGAATGTAAACCGGGCGTTTCCCTAACGCTATGACCACCGAAACACTATGAAATTTGAACGCTGGCCGACAACACAGCTGTTCGTTATTTCAGAACTAACACAGTGGACGCGAGCAACTGAGGACAAGCCCTCGGCCTATTAGTACCAGTCAGCTCCACCCGTTACCGGGCTTCCACATCTGGCCTATCAACCCAGTCGTCTACTGGGAGCCTTACCCTCTCAAGGAGGTGGGAATACTCATCTTGAAGCAGGCTTCCCGCTTAGATGCTTTCAGCGGTTATCCCTCCCGAACGTAGCCAACCAGCCATGCCCTTGGCAGGACAACTGGCACACCAGAGGTTCGTCCGTCCCGGTCCTCTCGTACTAGGGACAGCCCTTCTCAATATTCCTACGCGCACAGCGGATAGGGACCGAACTGTCTCACGACGTTCTAAACCCAGCTCGCGTACCGCTTTAATGGGCGAACAGCCCAACCCTTGGGACCGACTCCAGCCCCAGGATGCGACGAGCCGACATCGAGGTGCCAAACCATCCCGTCGATATGGACTCTTGGGGAAGATCAGCCTGTTATCCCCGGGGTACCTTTTATCCGTTGAGCGACGGCGCTTCCACAAGCCACCGCCGGATCACTAGTCCCGACTTTCGTCCCTGCTCGACCCGTCGGTCTCACAGTCAAGCTCCCTTGTGCACTTACACTCAACACCTGATTGCCAACCAGGCTGAGGGAACCTTTGGGCGCCTCCGTTACTCTTTGGGAGGCAACCGCCCCAGTTAAACTACCCATCAGACACTGTCCCTGATCCGGATCACGGACCGAGGTTAGACATCCAGCACGACCAGAGTGGTATTTCAACGGCGACTCCACAACCACTGGCGTGGCTGCTTCAAAGTCTCCCACCTATCCTACACAAGCCGAACCGAACACCAATATCAAACTATAGTAAAGGTCCCGGGGTCTTTCCGTCCTGCTGCGCGAAACGAGCATCTTTACTCGTAGTGCAATTTCACCGGGCCTATGGTTGAGACAGTCGAGAAGTCGTTACGCCATTCGTGCAGGTCGGAACTTACCCGACAAGGAATTTCGCTACCTTAGGATGGTTATAGTTACCACCGCCGTTTACTGGCGCTTAAGTTCTCAGCTTCGCACGCCCGAAAGCGCACTAACCGGTCCCCTTAACGTTCCAGCACCGGGCAGGCGTCAGTCCGTATACATCGCCTTACGGCTTCGCACGGACCTGTGTTTTTAGTAAACAGTCGCTTCTCGCTGGTCTCTGCGGCCACCCCCAGCTCACGGAGTAAATCCGATCACCAGTGATGGCCCCCCTTCTCCCGAAGTTACGGGGGCATTTTGCCGAGTTCCTTAACCATAGTTCACCCGAACGCCTCGGTATTCTCTACCTGACCACCTGAGTCGGTTTAGGGTACGGGCCGCCATGAAACTCGCTAGAGGCTTTTCTCGACAGCATAGGATCATCCACTTCACCACAATCGGCTCGGCATCAGGTCTCAGCCTTAATGAGGGACGGATTTGCCTACCCCTCGGCCTACACCCTTACCCCGGGACTACCACCGCCCGGGCTGGACTACCTTCCTGCGTCACCCCATCGCTTACCTACTACAAGTCTGGTTCGTCGGCTCCACCACTTTCCTTTCCCCGAAGGGTCCGGAACGGCTTCACGGACTTAGCATCGCCTGATTCGATATTGGGCGTTTCAAAGCGGGTACCGGAATATCAACCGGTTGTCCATCGACTACGCCTGTCGGCCTCGCCTTAGGTCCCGACTTACCCTGGGCAGATCAGCTTGACCCAGGAACCCTTAGTCAATCGGCGCACACGTTTCTCACGTGTGTATCGCTACTCATGCCTGCATTCTCACTCGTGAACCGTCCACAACTAGCTTCCGCTGCTGCTTCACCCGGCACACGACGCTCCCCTACCCATCACAGCGGGCGTTGGCCCTATTGCTGCAATGACACGACTTCGGCGGTACGCTTGAGCCCCGCTACATTGTCGGCGCGGAATCACTTGACCAGTGAGCTATTACGCACTCTTTCAAGGGTGGCTGCTTCTAAGCCAACCTCCTGGTTGTCTCTGCGACTCCACATCCTTTCCCACTTAGCGTACGCTTAGGGGCCTTAGTCGATGCTCTGGGCTGTTTCCCTCTCGACCATGGAGCTTATCCCCCACAGTCTCACTGCCACGCTCTCACTTACCGGCATTCGGAGTTTGGCTAAGGTCAGTAACCCGGTAGGGCCCATCGCCTATCCAGTGCTCTACCTCCGGCAAGAAACACGTGACGCTGCACCTAAATGCATTTCGGGGAGAACCAGCTATCACGGAGTTTGATTGGCCTTTCACCCCTAACCACAGGTCATCCCCCAGGTTTTCAACCCTGGTGGGTTCGGTCCTCCACGAAGTCTTACCTCCGCTTCAACCTGCCCATGGCTAGATCACTCCGCTTCGGGTCTAGAGCGTGCAACTCAATCGCCCTATTCGGACTCGCTTTCGCTACGGCTTCCCCACACGGGTTAACCTCGCTACACACCGCTAACTCGCAGGCTCATTCTTCAAAAGGCACGCAGTCACGACCGTCATTCCGAAGAATGACGGCGACGCTCCCACGGCTTGTAGGCACACGGTTTCAGGTACTATTTCACTCCGCTCCCGCGGTACTTTTCACCATTCCCTCACGGTACTATCCGCTATCGGTCACCAGGGAATATTTAGGCTTAGCGGGTGGTCCCGCCAGATTCACACGGGATTTCTCGGGCCCCGTGCTACTTGGGAGATTCTTAAGCAAGCCGCTGATGTTTCGTCTACGGGGGTCTTACCCTCTACGCCGGACCTTTCGCATGTCCTTCGACTACATCAACGGTTTCTGACTCGCCGACCGGCCGGCAGACCGATCAAAAGAATTCCCACAACCCCGCATGCGCAACCCCTGCCGGGTATCACACGCATACGGTTTGGCCTCATCCGGTTTCGCTCGCCACTACTCCCGGAATCACGGTTGTTTTCTCTTCCTGAGGGTACTGAGATGTTTCACTTCCCCTCGTTCCCTCCACACTGCCTATGTGTTCAGCAGTGGGTGACAGCCCATGACGACTGCCGGGTTTCCCCATTCGGACACCCCCGGATCAAAGCTCAGTTGGCAGCTCCCCGGGGCCTATCGCGGCCTCTCACGTCCTTCATCGGTTCCTGGTGCCAAGGCATCCACCGTGCGCCCTTAAAAACTTGGCCACAGATGCTCGCGTCCACTGTGTAGTTCTCAAACAACGACCAGCCACCCATCACCCCACCAGACAAGCTGGCGAGTTCACTGGGGCCGGCACTGAAGACATGACCTTACGGCCGTACCTTCAGGACCCAACAACGTGCCAAGCACCAGTCAGTCATCCGTCTCCTCTTTCCACGCCGAAGCAGTACTCGAGAACCATCAGACCGTCTGGTGCCAACTAATCAACGTTCCACCCATGAGCTGACCGTGCAGAACGTTTGTCTGCAATCGGTACTGTGCTCCTTAGAAAGGAGGTGATCCAGCCGCACCTTCCGGTACGGCTACCTTGTTACGACTTCGTCCCAATCGCCAGTCCCACCTTCGACAGCTCCCTCCCTTACGGGTTGGGCCACCGGCTTCGGGTGTTACCGACTTTCGTGACGTGACGGGCGGTGTGTACAAGGCCCGGGAACGTATTCACCGCAGCAATGCTGATCTGCGATTACTAGCAACTCCGACTTCATGGGGTCGAGTTGCAGACCCCAATCCGAACTGAGACCGGCTTTTTGAGATTCGCTCCACCTCACGGTATCGCAGCTCATTGTACCGGCCATTGTAGCACGTGTGCAGCCCAAGACATAAGGGGCATGATGACTTGACGTCGTCCCCACCTTCCTCCGAGTTGACCCCGGCGGTCTCCTGTGAGTCCCCATCACCCCGAAGGGCATGCTGGCAACACAGGACAAGGGTTGCGCTCGTTGCGGGACTTAACCCAACATCTCACGACACGAGCTGACGACAGCCATGCACCACCTGTATACCGACCACAAGGGGGGCACTATCTCTAATGCTTTCCGGTATATGTCAAGCCTTGGTAAGGTTCTTCGCGTTGCGTCGAATTAAGCCACATGCTCCGCTGCTTGTGCGGGCCCCCGTCAATTCCTTTGAGTTTTAGCCTTGCGGCCGTACTCCCCAGGCGGGGAACTTAATGCGTTAGCTGCGGCACCGACGACGTGGAATGTCGCCAACACCTAGTTCCCAACGTTTACGGCGTGGACTACCAGGGTATCTAATCCTGTTCGCTCCCCACGCTTTCGCTCCTCAGCGTCAGTAATGGCCCAGAGATCCGCCTTCGCCACCGGTGTTCCTCCTGATATCTGCGCATTTCACCGCTACACCAGGAATTCCGATCTCCCCTACCACACTCTAGCTAGCCCGTATCGAATGCAGACCCGAGGTTAAGCCTCGGGCTTTCACATCCGACGTGACAAGCCGCCTACGAGCTCTTTACGCCCAATAATTCCGGACAACGCTTGCGCCCTACGTATTACCGCGGCTGCTGGCACGTAGTTAGCCGGCGCTTCTTCTGCAGGTACCGTCACTTTCGCTTCTTCCCTGCTGAAAGAGGTTTACAACCCGAAGGCCGTCATCCCTCACGCGGCGTCGCTGCATCAGGCTTTCGCCCATTGTGCAATATTCCCCACTGCTGCCTCCCGTAGGAGTCTGGGCCGTGTCTCAGTCCCAGTGTGGCCGGTCGCCCTCTCAGGCCGGCTACCCGTCGTCGCCTTGGTGGGCCATTACCCCACCAACAAGCTGATAGGCCGCGGGCTCATCCTTCACCGCCGGAGCTTTCAACCCCCGCCCATGCAGGCAGGAGTATTATCCGGTATTAGACCCCGTTTCCAGGGCTTGTCCCAGAGTGAAGGGCAGATTGCCCACGTGTTACTCACCCGTTCGCCACTAATCCACCCCGAAGGGCTTCATCGTTCGACTTGCATGTGTTAAGCACGCCGCCAGCGTTCGTCCTGAGCCAGGA
The Streptomyces sp. NBC_01296 DNA segment above includes these coding regions:
- a CDS encoding phosphatase, yielding MLSTGALRAHLLAARLAGPVATSREASLRSYRLFAARDPRVLLGLEPDWGWGEGDLLRLMADRCGVSADPAHVSGPDAIDPELTLAALEAFAERLREAAGARSPVLFGTGHPHRLLGFYASLARALSAVGCVVLTPAQGAGVDMATRFGVRRHSIDYVRGVALVREPGARPPGSATGVHTHSPLPVRIALGALAEAGGPLPELVVGDHGWVCGAGQLGVEAIGLADTDDPALFVGEAEGRVAVAVPLDDAVRADYYRPLIRYLLDRASLPGAQEWP
- a CDS encoding acetoin utilization protein AcuC encodes the protein MWDEAVTRYDFGPSHPMDPVRLALTMGLVRAFGLDREMEVRAARAAGDSTLRLVHREDYVAAVREVSADPGVADGSYGLGTIDDPAFHGMHEASALIAGQSVAAAEAVWRGEAEHAVNFAGGLHHAMPGGAAGFCVYNDAALAIARLLELGAERVAYVDVDVHHGDGVQAAFWDDPRVLTVSLHEHPRTLFPQTGWPEETGGPAAEGSAVNVALPAGTGDEGWLRAFHATVPELLEDFRPQVLVTQHGADTHFEDPLAHLAVSLDAQRAVQEACHRLAHEHAGGRWLALGGGGYAVVDVVPRSWTHLVGIAAHHPVDPQSVVPDVWRDEVYARTRQPAPARMTDGRTVAWRDWEAGYDPADRIDQAVLATRRAVFPLRGLLT
- a CDS encoding MFS transporter; this encodes MTEDVRLRRGRGSLGFSFFVQGVTFALLVTRIPAIQDRYGISDGLLPAFLAAVPVLAGVSSVATEHLVKRVGPAAVLRWAQPLVLLSLLGVGAGSAMWHVAVALGAFGLSVGALDASMNMLGVSLQRAYGRSIMLGFHATYSLGGIVGASAAWAGAHWHLSLFTSYLPAVVLLLPSAFYGSRFYVGRRGEGEVPEKGLGVGGFKLLLPLCLVMACAYIGDSTVSNWSAKYLQDVLGSSEQLATVPYNVYMVTTLIGRAVGDLGVRRFGAVAVVRIGTVVAAGGFAVVAAAPGAWAGMLGFTLLGIGLCVIVPQTFAAAGRLFPGASDTAIARLNIFNYVGFLIGSPLVGGIGDAWSYRGAMLVPMALVLVTLFHARSFGSQGARYGVGHERRAGDRAVDVGRGGNEV
- a CDS encoding HAD family hydrolase yields the protein MGYDLVIFDNDGVLVDSEPVANSILAGYLTELGHPTSYEDSLRDYMGAAVHRVHDLVLERTGERLPAAFDATLHARTFAAFERELTPVAGVVDVLGALTAHGMPYCLASSGSHERIRVGHRAAGLDGWFEEEWIFSSQDVGKGKPAPDLFLHAARAMGVEPSRCVVVEDSPLGVQAAVAAGMDVYGFTGMMPAGRLAGATGFFGEMKELTGLLELPV